The stretch of DNA AGGCGTGGGCCTCGCGCTGGCACAAGCTCGCCGCCCTGCCCTTGGGCAGTCCGGCCTACAACCAGGCCCTTCAGGACATCACCGACACCTTCAGCGCAGCCGGCGCCAATCCGGCCAAGCCCAATGGCAGCGCGCTCAACCAGCTTCGCACCAATGAGCTGGCGATCGGTTCAAGCTGGGAACTGCGGGAGTTCCAGATCTCCAGACAGAGTGGGCTGCTGGCCCAGGTGACGGTCAAGCAGACGCCCAAGCAAGCCCTGAACAACTCCAAGGAACTGGCCAGCTTCCTGAAAGCCAACGCCGCCGCGGTCCTGGCAGGCAGGCACGTGGTCCCGCCGGCCATGCTGGCGGCCGGCAACCAGGCGACCTTCGACTGGCAGGCCCCGGGGGTGGATGAGAAGGTGCGCAAGGCCTTTGCCGTCGCGACCTGCAACGGCTGCCACACCACCGATGCCTTCTTTCTGCACGTCGGGACCCGGCAACGAGGCCAGGCCGCACCCTTGTCGGACTTCGTGACCCGGACGGAGCTGCCGGCGCGGGCCCGTGACCTGGCCAAGCTGCTGCGGTAGCCCGCGAGCCGTCGTCCTCGCAGGTGGCTCGCCCGTCGAGCCCGGAAGGCCCCGGCGGTCCTGTCCCGGTGCCGGCGATGCAGCTCCCGCGCGTTCCATCAAACGAAGAAGCGGCCCCCTCACCGGGGCCGCTTGAGGTTTGAGTCGATAAGGTGGGCGCGCTGGGAATCGAACCCAGGACACGCGGATTAAAAGTCCGCTGCTCTACCAACTGAGCTACGCGCCCGACATCTCAGCAGCAGGCCGGAAAGGCCGCGTGAGGTTCCAGACTATACCGCACGGCGCCACCGGGCGACAAGAGACGGGGCTCACCTGCTGCGGGCGAAATGACGGCGGCGGTCCTGCGGCCAGGGGCCGCTGGCCAACGGGTGTGCAGGCTGCCCAGTTCCGGGGTCTTCGCTTGTGCAAAGGGGCTGAAATCCCCCGATCGCCAAACGAGATATCCACTTGTTTGATTTCTCTGCCCCACTGCTTCTGCTAGCGTCGTCCCTAACAGGGCAACACGCTTCAATGCGGCAATTCATCCAGCCTTTGGAACGGCAAGCGAAGCCGGCGCCGAGACCGGGGAGCGGGAAGGCGGCCGCAAGTGGCGAACAGGAGGGGAGACCCATGGTTGGAAACAGACCCGGTCCCGCAAAGGGAGACCCCCGGATGGTCGAGGCGGGTCGTCGCGGAGGCCAGACGGTAAAGGAAGAACGAGGGCGAGAATTCTTCCAGCAGATCGGTC from Candidatus Sericytochromatia bacterium encodes:
- a CDS encoding LamG domain-containing protein, translating into RLLAIVNRLDLRSTGNAGEGRFIFGVVDSLGQPLAFTVILEYGVPLARVGSVQAWASRWHKLAALPLGSPAYNQALQDITDTFSAAGANPAKPNGSALNQLRTNELAIGSSWELREFQISRQSGLLAQVTVKQTPKQALNNSKELASFLKANAAAVLAGRHVVPPAMLAAGNQATFDWQAPGVDEKVRKAFAVATCNGCHTTDAFFLHVGTRQRGQAAPLSDFVTRTELPARARDLAKLLR